Proteins from a single region of Aquipuribacter hungaricus:
- a CDS encoding helix-turn-helix transcriptional regulator: MSRTTHLSIAEVCAEIGVSRSTYYDWRAKGRGPRSLKLPNGEVRVRRHDLEQWLASCDELR; encoded by the coding sequence ATGAGTAGAACCACCCATCTGTCCATCGCCGAGGTCTGTGCCGAGATCGGCGTCTCGCGCTCGACGTACTACGACTGGCGGGCCAAGGGACGGGGACCCCGCTCGCTGAAGCTGCCCAACGGCGAGGTGCGCGTCCGCCGCCACGACCTGGAGCAGTGGCTCGCCAGTTGCGACGAACTCAGATGA
- a CDS encoding helix-turn-helix domain-containing protein produces the protein MAIRLMTAVWDDESLPRGDVLLMLALADHANDDGACFPSINRLARRTRSSASTVRRHLRSLREAGRLTIDAREGTSNLYRIVLRGDGWQYAPAQPDTPSVLTPLPPRDGGTPSTAVPGGAVTAVAPEPSSTRRGTDRYPRLLASRPTSPDRQAEAGDSQRGDAEGLGVVSPSAAWLSARDELTARFPSVAWRGWTPTHDVAAERHLARLGDDLLLRVAGRPTRPDLAVAWLRRWEREAAPRPARPSHRCPDHLVTHHGICPGCRADQLVAH, from the coding sequence TGATGACTGCGGTCTGGGACGACGAGTCGCTCCCCAGAGGTGACGTGCTGCTCATGCTCGCTCTCGCCGATCACGCGAACGACGACGGCGCGTGCTTCCCATCCATCAATCGCCTAGCCCGCCGCACCCGCTCGTCGGCGAGCACGGTGCGTCGACACCTCCGGTCTCTACGCGAAGCGGGACGACTGACGATCGACGCGCGCGAAGGTACGTCGAACCTCTACCGGATCGTCCTGCGCGGCGACGGCTGGCAGTACGCCCCCGCCCAACCTGACACCCCCTCCGTTCTGACACCCCTCCCACCTCGTGACGGGGGGACCCCTTCCACGGCTGTGCCAGGTGGGGCTGTCACAGCCGTGGCACCCGAACCGTCATCAACCCGCAGGGGAACCGACCGGTACCCGCGTCTGCTGGCTTCCCGCCCCACATCCCCCGACAGGCAGGCCGAAGCGGGCGACTCTCAGCGCGGGGATGCCGAGGGACTCGGCGTCGTGTCGCCGTCCGCCGCGTGGTTGTCCGCCCGGGACGAGCTCACCGCTCGGTTCCCGTCGGTGGCGTGGCGTGGGTGGACCCCTACGCACGACGTAGCCGCGGAGCGCCACCTGGCTCGACTCGGCGACGACCTCCTGCTCCGCGTAGCCGGCCGACCCACCCGCCCGGACCTTGCCGTCGCCTGGCTGCGGCGCTGGGAACGCGAAGCGGCGCCACGGCCCGCCCGCCCCTCCCACCGATGCCCCGACCACCTGGTCACCCACCACGGCATCTGCCCCGGCTGCCGTGCGGACCAGCTAGTCGCTCACTAG